One stretch of Acidobacteriota bacterium DNA includes these proteins:
- a CDS encoding response regulator transcription factor, protein MAGNRSVVLVSNHQDTAELYALALEAAGFAVACAPDVAAALALIDTIPPAAIIVHFLPRNDPAAIGALLRQGRPATVLIGLFSIHLPVATLQEVLASFDDVALIPCSPDTLVSRLLRLEEIKQRQQSA, encoded by the coding sequence GTGGCAGGCAACCGATCCGTGGTGCTCGTCTCGAACCATCAGGACACGGCGGAGCTGTACGCGCTTGCGCTCGAAGCCGCCGGCTTCGCGGTGGCGTGCGCACCGGACGTCGCGGCAGCCCTCGCGCTCATCGACACCATTCCGCCCGCCGCCATCATCGTCCATTTCCTGCCGCGCAACGACCCGGCGGCGATCGGCGCGCTGCTGCGGCAGGGGAGGCCAGCCACCGTGCTCATCGGGCTGTTTTCAATCCATCTTCCGGTGGCGACGCTCCAAGAAGTGCTCGCCTCTTTCGACGATGTCGCGCTGATTCCCTGCTCCCCCGACACGCTCGTGTCGCGGTTGCTCCGGCTCGAAGAAATCAAGCAGCGGCAGCAATCGGCCTAG
- a CDS encoding AbrB/MazE/SpoVT family DNA-binding domain-containing protein, producing the protein MDTAKVFWSGRSQAVRLPRAFRVDGREVRIRRRGRAIVLEPVPDSWEWLDALAGELDDDFVSAVREQPEPTERPELAKVFR; encoded by the coding sequence ATGGACACGGCGAAGGTCTTCTGGTCGGGGCGATCGCAGGCGGTGAGGTTGCCGCGCGCGTTTCGTGTCGATGGCCGGGAAGTCCGGATCCGGCGTCGTGGGCGGGCCATCGTGCTGGAACCGGTGCCCGACTCCTGGGAGTGGCTCGACGCCCTGGCGGGTGAGCTGGATGACGACTTCGTGTCGGCGGTGCGCGAGCAGCCCGAACCGACGGAGCGGCCTGAGCTCGCCAAGGTGTTCCGCTGA
- a CDS encoding TIGR00300 family protein, with protein MKPAASSGGSASHGFSEVVEAEGHLIDSQILNVVFDTVVKRDGAFDVLKFTIGRSNEEPSFISMRVSAPSGEALAEMLEELVALGCRLADQYDAVVRPADRDGCVPDDFYSTTNHRTFIRHDGQWIPVDRQRMDAVIVVEQERAACRKLRDVKKGDRVVCGVAGVRVIPEFQERDRHGFAFMTNEISSERRVEVGVSRIASMMREIKAAGGRIVVVAGPVVVHTGGSPHFRELIRSGYVDALLTGNALAVHDVEQALFGTSLGVDFETGKAIEGGHRNHMRAINAICRAGGLREAVEQGVLRSGVMYECIRHGVDYVLAGSIRDDGPLPDTIMDVRAAQDCYAAALENARMVLALSTMLHGIGVGNMLPSWVKMVCVDINPAVVTKLADRGSSQTIGIVTDVGLFLHRLARGLRD; from the coding sequence ATGAAGCCTGCTGCATCTTCCGGCGGTTCCGCGTCCCACGGCTTTTCCGAGGTGGTCGAGGCCGAGGGGCACCTCATCGACTCGCAGATCCTGAACGTCGTGTTCGACACGGTGGTCAAGCGCGACGGCGCGTTCGACGTGCTCAAGTTCACGATCGGCCGCTCCAACGAAGAGCCGTCGTTCATCTCGATGCGGGTGTCGGCGCCGAGCGGCGAGGCGCTGGCCGAGATGCTCGAGGAGCTGGTGGCGCTCGGCTGCCGTCTTGCCGACCAGTACGACGCGGTGGTCAGGCCCGCGGATCGCGACGGCTGCGTGCCGGACGATTTCTACTCGACGACCAACCACCGGACGTTCATCCGCCACGATGGACAGTGGATCCCGGTCGATCGCCAGCGCATGGACGCCGTGATCGTGGTCGAGCAGGAGCGCGCGGCGTGCCGGAAGCTGCGCGACGTGAAGAAAGGGGACCGCGTGGTCTGCGGCGTGGCCGGCGTCCGGGTGATCCCGGAATTCCAGGAGCGCGATCGCCACGGGTTCGCCTTCATGACCAACGAGATCTCATCGGAGCGCCGCGTCGAGGTCGGCGTGTCGCGCATCGCATCGATGATGCGCGAGATCAAGGCTGCCGGCGGGCGGATCGTCGTCGTCGCCGGCCCGGTGGTCGTCCACACGGGCGGCTCGCCGCACTTCCGGGAGCTGATCCGCTCGGGGTACGTCGACGCGCTGCTGACCGGCAACGCGCTCGCGGTGCACGACGTGGAGCAGGCCCTCTTTGGCACCTCGCTCGGCGTCGATTTCGAGACCGGCAAGGCGATCGAAGGGGGCCACCGCAACCACATGCGCGCCATCAACGCGATCTGCCGCGCCGGAGGCCTGCGGGAAGCGGTGGAGCAGGGCGTGCTCAGGTCCGGCGTGATGTACGAATGCATCCGCCACGGCGTTGACTACGTCCTCGCGGGCAGCATTCGCGACGACGGGCCGCTCCCCGACACGATCATGGATGTGCGCGCCGCGCAGGATTGCTACGCCGCGGCGCTCGAGAACGCCAGGATGGTGCTCGCCCTGTCGACGATGCTCCACGGCATCGGCGTGGGAAACATGCTGCCGTCCTGGGTGAAGATGGTCTGCGTGGATATCAACCCGGCGGTCGTGACCAAGCTGGCCGACCGCGGCTCCTCGCAGACCATCGGAATCGTGACGGACGTGGGGCTCTTCCTGCACCGGCTTGCGAGGGGGCTGCGGGACTGA
- the katG gene encoding catalase/peroxidase HPI produces the protein MDSEKKCPFSGRAHGGTSNQDWWPNQLNLNVLHRNPPAGDPMGAEFNYAEEFKSLDLDVLKKDIEQVMTTSQDWWPADYGHYGPLFIRMAWHSAGTYRISDGRGGAGGGEQRFAPLNSWPDNANLDKARRLLWPIKKKYGRKISWADLMVFAGNCALESMGFKTFGFAGGREDVWEPEEINWGTEDTWLDDKRYSGERQLANPLAAVQMGLIYVNPEGPNGNPDPLAAAKDIRETFRRMAMNDEETVALIAGGHTFGKTHGAAAPVGHVGPEPEAAPLQEMGLGWTNSYGSGKGGDAITSGLEVIWTSTPTKWSNSFFSNLFGYEWELTKSPAGAHQWTAKGGAGAGTIPDAHDPSKRHAPTMLTTDLSLRMDPAYEKISRRFYENPDQFADAFARAWFKLTHRDMGPISRYLGPLVPAEPQLWQDPVPRVTHELIGAADIAALKSKVLASGLSISQLVSTAWASASTFRGTDKRGGANGARIRLAPQKDWDVNNPPELAKVLQTLEGIQKAFNDAQAGGRKRVSLADLIVLGGCAAVEQAAKNAGCDAQVPFTPGRTDASQEQTDAESFAVLEPTADGFRNYLATGHRHPAEVLLLDRAQLLTLSAPETTVLVGGLRVLNANRQQSPLGVFTRQPEALTNDFFVNLLDLDTTWKATSETEEVFEGRDRRTGAVKWTASRVDLVFGSNSQLRALAEVYASDDSRTKFVGDFIAAWDKVMNLDRFELA, from the coding sequence ATGGACAGCGAGAAGAAGTGCCCGTTCTCGGGCAGAGCGCACGGCGGCACGTCGAACCAGGACTGGTGGCCGAATCAGCTGAACCTGAACGTGCTCCACCGGAACCCGCCCGCAGGCGATCCCATGGGCGCGGAGTTCAACTACGCCGAAGAGTTCAAGTCCCTCGATCTTGATGTCCTGAAGAAGGACATCGAGCAGGTGATGACGACGTCGCAGGACTGGTGGCCGGCCGACTACGGCCACTACGGGCCGCTCTTCATCCGGATGGCGTGGCACAGTGCGGGCACGTACCGCATCAGCGACGGCCGCGGAGGTGCGGGGGGCGGCGAGCAGCGCTTCGCGCCGCTCAACAGCTGGCCGGACAACGCGAACCTCGACAAGGCGCGACGGCTGCTGTGGCCGATCAAGAAGAAGTACGGCCGGAAGATCTCATGGGCCGACCTGATGGTCTTCGCCGGCAACTGCGCCCTGGAGTCGATGGGGTTCAAGACGTTCGGCTTCGCCGGCGGGCGCGAGGACGTCTGGGAGCCGGAGGAGATCAACTGGGGCACCGAGGACACGTGGCTCGACGACAAGCGCTACAGCGGCGAGCGTCAGCTCGCGAATCCTCTGGCCGCCGTACAGATGGGTCTCATCTACGTGAACCCGGAGGGGCCGAACGGCAACCCTGACCCGCTCGCCGCAGCCAAAGACATCCGGGAGACGTTCCGTCGCATGGCGATGAACGACGAGGAGACCGTCGCGCTCATCGCCGGCGGGCACACGTTCGGCAAGACGCATGGTGCGGCCGCGCCCGTCGGCCACGTCGGCCCCGAGCCCGAGGCTGCTCCCCTGCAGGAGATGGGTCTCGGCTGGACGAACAGCTACGGCTCCGGCAAGGGCGGCGACGCCATCACCAGCGGCTTGGAAGTCATCTGGACCTCCACGCCGACAAAGTGGAGCAACAGCTTCTTCTCGAACCTGTTCGGCTACGAATGGGAACTGACGAAGAGCCCGGCCGGTGCGCATCAGTGGACTGCGAAGGGTGGCGCAGGCGCCGGCACGATTCCGGATGCCCACGACCCTTCCAAGCGTCACGCGCCAACCATGCTGACCACCGACCTCTCGTTGCGCATGGACCCTGCCTACGAGAAGATCTCGAGGCGCTTCTACGAGAACCCGGACCAGTTCGCGGACGCATTCGCGCGGGCGTGGTTCAAGCTGACGCACCGCGACATGGGGCCCATCTCGCGGTACCTGGGCCCGCTGGTTCCTGCGGAGCCGCAGTTGTGGCAGGACCCCGTCCCCAGGGTCACCCACGAACTGATCGGAGCGGCGGACATCGCGGCCCTCAAGAGCAAGGTCCTCGCATCGGGGCTGTCCATCTCCCAACTGGTCTCGACGGCCTGGGCGTCGGCGTCGACCTTCCGCGGCACCGACAAGCGTGGCGGCGCCAACGGGGCTCGCATTCGCCTCGCGCCGCAGAAGGATTGGGACGTCAACAACCCACCGGAGCTGGCGAAGGTGCTGCAGACTCTCGAGGGGATCCAGAAGGCGTTCAACGACGCGCAGGCTGGCGGGAGAAAGAGGGTGTCGCTTGCCGACCTGATCGTGCTGGGCGGGTGTGCCGCCGTCGAGCAGGCCGCAAAGAACGCCGGATGCGACGCGCAGGTGCCCTTCACGCCGGGACGCACGGATGCGTCGCAGGAGCAGACCGACGCGGAGTCATTCGCCGTGCTCGAGCCGACGGCGGACGGGTTCCGGAACTACCTCGCGACGGGGCACCGGCATCCGGCGGAGGTGCTGCTGCTCGACCGGGCGCAGCTGCTGACGCTGAGCGCTCCCGAGACGACCGTGCTCGTGGGCGGGCTGCGTGTGCTGAACGCGAACCGCCAGCAGTCCCCGCTCGGTGTCTTCACCAGGCAGCCCGAGGCGTTGACCAACGACTTCTTCGTGAACCTGCTGGACCTGGACACGACATGGAAGGCGACGTCCGAGACCGAGGAGGTCTTCGAGGGCCGCGACCGCCGAACGGGCGCGGTCAAGTGGACCGCCAGCCGCGTCGACCTCGTCTTCGGCTCGAACTCCCAGCTTCGTGCGCTGGCGGAGGTCTACGCGAGCGACGACTCGCGGACGAAGTTCGTGGGTGACTTCATCGCCGCGTGGGACAAAGTCATGAATCTCGATCGATTCGAGCTTGCCTGA
- a CDS encoding DinB family protein: MTRQQLLDKRDFFNLVHGITLRAIEALADNELDFRPKPGMRTPRELVFHIYGQEQALAEAARDGSFTMELANRSNPEDPSRTAAVSALATVADAIGYARACHDAAERIFRAMSEDDVVRPVNSPFGTYPAWQYLVFAYDEHWHHRGQLYTYLRLLGKEPPMLYDYQVSVG; the protein is encoded by the coding sequence ATGACCAGACAGCAATTGCTGGACAAACGGGACTTCTTCAACCTGGTGCACGGAATCACACTTCGAGCCATCGAGGCGTTGGCCGATAACGAGCTCGACTTCCGCCCGAAGCCCGGGATGCGAACGCCACGGGAACTTGTATTTCACATCTATGGTCAGGAACAAGCGTTGGCGGAGGCTGCGCGAGACGGCTCGTTCACAATGGAGCTGGCAAACCGGTCGAATCCCGAGGACCCATCCAGGACGGCCGCCGTCAGCGCGCTGGCGACGGTAGCTGACGCCATCGGATACGCTCGCGCGTGTCACGACGCCGCCGAACGTATCTTCAGAGCGATGTCAGAAGACGATGTCGTGCGCCCCGTGAATTCGCCATTCGGAACGTATCCGGCCTGGCAATATCTGGTGTTCGCCTACGACGAACATTGGCACCATCGCGGGCAGTTGTACACGTATTTGCGACTGCTCGGCAAAGAGCCACCGATGCTTTATGACTACCAGGTCTCCGTCGGATGA
- a CDS encoding helix-turn-helix transcriptional regulator: MPRGDLLGSLEHIVLLALIQLQSNAYGMTVRREIEERTGRNISIGAVYTTLERLQAKGYVSSLLGEPTAERGGRAKRLFRIEADGERALRASQEAIRKMTLGLAGRWRTT; this comes from the coding sequence ATGCCGCGCGGAGACCTTCTAGGCTCGCTGGAGCACATCGTCCTTCTCGCATTGATCCAGCTTCAGTCGAACGCGTATGGAATGACGGTGCGTCGGGAGATCGAGGAGCGCACCGGCCGCAACATTTCCATCGGCGCTGTCTACACGACCTTGGAGCGGCTCCAGGCAAAAGGCTATGTCAGCTCGCTCTTGGGCGAGCCCACTGCGGAGCGCGGTGGCCGAGCGAAACGTCTTTTTCGAATTGAAGCTGACGGTGAGCGAGCGTTGCGCGCATCTCAGGAAGCCATTCGCAAGATGACACTTGGGTTAGCGGGGCGTTGGAGAACGACGTGA
- a CDS encoding type II toxin-antitoxin system VapC family toxin, with protein sequence MRYLLDANAVIALLNETTSPIARRIRRYAPRDIGVSAVVVHELSYGAFKSQRVEKNVARVDALRFPVLEFDQEDARQAGEIRAQLALKGTPIGPYDVLIAGQAKARKLTLVTHDTTEFQRVPGLKVEDWKGATSSPPAAFKSQKSSAKPRSG encoded by the coding sequence ATGCGGTATCTCCTCGACGCGAACGCTGTCATTGCCCTGCTCAACGAGACGACCTCTCCGATCGCGCGCCGCATTCGGCGGTACGCGCCACGAGACATCGGGGTGTCCGCGGTCGTCGTCCACGAGCTGTCCTACGGCGCGTTCAAGAGTCAGCGGGTCGAGAAGAACGTGGCCCGCGTAGACGCGCTCCGGTTTCCGGTGCTGGAGTTCGACCAGGAAGACGCCCGGCAGGCCGGGGAGATCAGAGCGCAACTCGCATTGAAGGGGACGCCCATCGGTCCCTACGATGTGTTGATCGCCGGACAGGCCAAGGCGCGCAAGCTGACGCTCGTCACGCACGACACCACGGAGTTCCAACGCGTGCCGGGATTGAAGGTGGAGGACTGGAAGGGAGCGACATCGTCGCCGCCTGCAGCGTTCAAGTCTCAGAAGTCGTCGGCCAAGCCTCGCTCCGGATAA
- a CDS encoding type II toxin-antitoxin system HicA family toxin, with protein sequence MTWAEVIRKLKAAGFVEVRSGKGSHLLLKHPTSGKEVWVAVHTKKDAGRLGNRILREAGVE encoded by the coding sequence GTGACATGGGCCGAGGTGATCCGCAAGTTGAAGGCTGCAGGATTCGTCGAGGTCAGGTCCGGGAAAGGCAGCCACCTGCTATTGAAACATCCCACGTCCGGCAAGGAAGTCTGGGTCGCCGTTCACACGAAGAAGGATGCCGGGCGGCTCGGTAATCGCATCCTGCGCGAGGCGGGTGTCGAATGA
- a CDS encoding DUF4440 domain-containing protein, translating into MDRLLEELVALERSALDRWIRLDPEGYLDIQAAEVTYFDPFTERRVDGREALQMRLMPMKSLKLPFTDPRYEMIEPKVQRQGDVAVLTFNLVNYGKLPDRPESVLARWNSTEVYGRIDGKWKIIHSHWSYVQAQPKPPGA; encoded by the coding sequence GTGGATCGCTTGCTAGAAGAGCTCGTCGCCCTGGAGCGTTCTGCGCTTGACCGGTGGATTCGGTTGGACCCTGAGGGCTACTTGGACATCCAAGCCGCAGAGGTCACGTATTTCGATCCGTTTACGGAAAGACGCGTCGATGGCCGGGAAGCGCTGCAGATGCGGTTGATGCCGATGAAGAGTCTCAAACTCCCATTCACTGACCCACGCTACGAAATGATTGAGCCGAAGGTACAGCGCCAGGGCGATGTCGCGGTCTTGACGTTCAACCTTGTCAACTATGGAAAACTGCCGGATCGACCGGAAAGCGTGCTGGCTCGCTGGAATTCGACAGAAGTCTACGGTCGGATTGACGGGAAATGGAAGATTATCCACAGCCATTGGTCGTACGTGCAGGCGCAGCCGAAGCCACCAGGTGCGTAG
- a CDS encoding DUF4926 domain-containing protein, with translation MYGDVILTRDVPERGLRAGDVGTVVERHVVSGVPEEGYSVEFFDMTGNTVAVVTLPASALRLSTPADRPAVRALSA, from the coding sequence ATGTACGGCGACGTGATCCTGACCCGCGACGTCCCCGAGCGTGGGCTGCGTGCTGGCGATGTCGGCACGGTCGTGGAGCGGCACGTCGTGTCGGGTGTTCCCGAGGAAGGCTATTCGGTCGAATTTTTCGACATGACCGGCAACACTGTGGCCGTGGTCACGCTGCCGGCGAGCGCCCTTCGCCTGTCCACACCAGCCGATCGTCCCGCCGTTCGCGCCCTCAGCGCCTGA
- a CDS encoding response regulator, with protein sequence MRLLLVEDDADSREMMTLLLEQCGADVTPAVNAAVALKKLDEMEHDAVVADVGLPQMDGYTLMTKIREKGLATPAVALTGYASPEDRQQALEAGFDDHLGKPVSPETLVQVLGGVIRR encoded by the coding sequence GTGCGGCTGCTCCTCGTCGAAGACGATGCGGACTCGCGCGAGATGATGACGCTGCTGCTGGAGCAATGTGGAGCGGACGTCACGCCGGCCGTGAACGCGGCGGTGGCGCTCAAGAAGCTCGACGAGATGGAGCACGACGCGGTCGTGGCCGACGTGGGGCTGCCGCAGATGGACGGTTACACGTTGATGACGAAGATCAGGGAGAAGGGGCTCGCCACGCCGGCAGTGGCGCTGACCGGCTACGCGTCGCCCGAGGATCGGCAGCAGGCGCTCGAGGCGGGCTTCGACGACCATCTGGGCAAGCCGGTCTCGCCCGAGACGCTGGTACAGGTGCTGGGAGGCGTGATTCGCCGGTGA
- a CDS encoding homoserine dehydrogenase, translating into MTSNRESSGHCTRVALLGFGTVGQAVARILCSGEVPGVRLTHIFNRNVARKRADWVPSSVRWTESPDDVLTSDADIVIEVVGGLSPAYDWVRGAIMAGKSVVTANKQLMAHRGVELLDLARSRGLEVRFEASVAGGIPVLRALQEGLAGDRLVEVRGILNGTCNYILSRMQSGPISFADALAEAQRAGYAETDPTEDVDGADAAAKLAIIAAVGLRRPVRVTDVATRSIRPIEPVDFEYARGLGCTIRQIARASAEENGAVFAAVRPALVPLASSFGRNEGSQNLVTVRGVFGGETSFSGSGAGGSPTAVAVVSDVLSVRRALVAPASGASATPAPAPFHDVSGDFVAPHYVRFIVNDKPGILASVAAAYARHGINIDGVLQLPRFPKDRLPFVTTLEECSESVLDRALAEVAQGDYHVQPPLALPMFS; encoded by the coding sequence GTGACTTCAAACCGGGAATCCTCTGGACACTGCACACGCGTCGCGCTGCTCGGTTTCGGGACCGTCGGACAGGCGGTCGCGCGGATCCTCTGCAGCGGTGAAGTGCCGGGCGTGCGGCTCACGCATATCTTCAACCGGAACGTCGCGCGCAAACGCGCCGACTGGGTCCCCTCGTCCGTCCGTTGGACCGAGTCGCCCGACGACGTCCTGACGTCTGATGCCGACATCGTCATTGAAGTCGTCGGCGGGCTGAGCCCGGCCTACGACTGGGTGCGCGGCGCCATCATGGCGGGCAAGTCGGTGGTCACCGCCAATAAACAATTGATGGCGCATCGCGGCGTCGAGCTGCTCGACCTGGCCCGCTCGCGCGGGCTCGAAGTGCGCTTCGAGGCCTCGGTTGCCGGCGGCATCCCCGTGCTGCGCGCGCTGCAGGAAGGGCTCGCCGGCGACCGCCTGGTGGAGGTCCGCGGCATCCTGAACGGCACGTGCAACTACATCCTGAGCCGGATGCAGAGCGGGCCGATTTCATTTGCCGACGCGCTCGCCGAGGCGCAGCGCGCAGGGTATGCCGAGACGGACCCGACCGAGGATGTCGACGGCGCGGACGCGGCGGCCAAGCTGGCGATCATCGCCGCCGTCGGCCTGCGGCGGCCGGTGCGCGTCACCGACGTGGCCACACGATCCATCAGGCCGATCGAGCCGGTGGACTTCGAATACGCGCGCGGGCTCGGGTGCACGATCCGCCAGATCGCGCGCGCGTCGGCCGAGGAGAACGGCGCGGTGTTCGCCGCCGTGCGCCCCGCGCTGGTGCCGCTCGCCTCCAGCTTCGGGCGGAACGAAGGGAGCCAGAACCTCGTCACCGTGCGCGGCGTCTTCGGCGGCGAAACCTCGTTCTCCGGCTCCGGCGCCGGCGGATCGCCGACGGCGGTGGCCGTCGTGTCCGACGTGCTCTCGGTCCGCCGCGCGCTCGTCGCGCCGGCATCCGGCGCCTCCGCGACGCCGGCCCCCGCACCGTTTCACGACGTGAGCGGCGACTTCGTCGCCCCGCATTACGTCCGCTTCATCGTCAACGACAAGCCGGGCATCCTGGCCTCGGTGGCCGCCGCGTACGCGCGGCACGGCATCAACATCGACGGCGTGCTGCAGCTCCCCAGGTTCCCGAAGGATCGCCTGCCGTTTGTCACCACGCTCGAGGAATGCTCCGAGTCGGTGCTCGACCGCGCTCTTGCCGAGGTGGCGCAGGGGGACTACCATGTGCAGCCGCCGCTCGCGCTGCCCATGTTTTCCTGA
- a CDS encoding YdeI/OmpD-associated family protein, producing MTAALITVDVRTRQQWRAWLAKNHASIPGIWLVRHKQHAGVKAMSYEDLVREALCFGWVDSLIKRLDDDCYAIKVTPRKPESKWSEINRRRWNQLKADGLLAAPGLAAAPTRNIYAPKPAIPELPAYIAKAFKTNVRAWQHFQTLAPTYRRHFVVWIHIAKRPETRERRIRESIELLSAGKKLGLK from the coding sequence ATGACGGCAGCCCTCATCACGGTTGATGTTCGAACGCGGCAACAATGGCGCGCCTGGTTGGCGAAAAACCACGCCTCGATTCCGGGGATCTGGCTCGTCCGGCATAAGCAACACGCCGGCGTCAAGGCGATGTCCTATGAAGACCTCGTGCGCGAGGCGCTCTGCTTCGGGTGGGTCGACAGTCTGATCAAGCGCCTGGACGACGACTGCTACGCGATCAAAGTCACGCCGCGCAAGCCGGAGAGCAAGTGGTCGGAGATCAACCGACGGCGCTGGAATCAACTCAAGGCGGATGGCCTACTCGCCGCGCCCGGCCTGGCTGCGGCTCCCACGCGAAACATCTATGCCCCGAAACCGGCGATCCCCGAGTTGCCTGCCTACATTGCAAAAGCATTCAAGACTAACGTCAGGGCCTGGCAACACTTTCAGACGCTTGCCCCGACGTACCGGCGCCATTTCGTCGTGTGGATTCACATCGCCAAGCGACCCGAGACTCGGGAAAGGCGTATTCGTGAGTCGATTGAACTGCTCTCGGCCGGCAAGAAGCTCGGGTTGAAGTAA
- a CDS encoding transcriptional repressor, which produces MATDQADLLRQRGIQVTAQRLAVLRAVAGQPHITADAAVEAVRTEIGAISLQSVYDALGVLVAKGLIRRIQPAGSPARFEARVGDNHHHLICRICGRVVDVDCAVGSAPCLTAVDDRGYEIDEAEVAYWGRCPDCLAQSQAPASAQATTGRPSRSGAIHPSKPATDRARRAGRSRQRTVKRIRRD; this is translated from the coding sequence GTGGCCACCGACCAAGCTGACCTCCTTCGGCAACGCGGTATCCAGGTGACGGCCCAGCGATTGGCTGTCTTGCGGGCGGTAGCGGGTCAGCCCCACATCACGGCCGACGCCGCGGTTGAGGCCGTCAGGACCGAGATCGGTGCCATCTCGCTCCAGTCGGTGTACGACGCCCTCGGCGTCCTGGTCGCCAAGGGCCTTATCCGGCGCATTCAGCCCGCCGGATCACCGGCTCGCTTCGAGGCTCGGGTCGGCGACAACCACCACCATCTGATCTGCCGAATCTGCGGCCGTGTGGTCGACGTCGACTGCGCGGTCGGCTCCGCCCCCTGTCTCACGGCGGTCGACGACAGGGGCTACGAGATCGACGAGGCCGAGGTCGCCTATTGGGGGCGCTGTCCGGATTGCCTGGCTCAGTCCCAAGCGCCCGCCTCCGCCCAGGCTACGACGGGCAGGCCATCCCGCTCCGGCGCGATCCACCCGTCGAAGCCGGCGACGGATCGCGCACGGAGGGCCGGACGATCCCGTCAACGGACGGTGAAGAGAATCCGCCGGGACTGA
- a CDS encoding type II toxin-antitoxin system HicB family antitoxin: MTMLYPIVLETEDSGAVSAYVPGLPVYAAAETHAKAERAIRAVLTEYLNAHPASRPDARVRVARFSDSGKKVDIVGVAALVGAHRSATKARASRTNGRLGGRPRTTGATVQRRAKASR, from the coding sequence ATGACAATGCTCTATCCGATCGTGCTTGAAACTGAAGATAGCGGCGCCGTGAGCGCCTACGTACCGGGATTGCCCGTCTATGCTGCGGCCGAGACCCATGCCAAGGCAGAGCGCGCCATCCGCGCGGTGTTGACGGAGTACCTGAACGCACACCCGGCCAGTCGGCCAGATGCACGGGTCCGCGTGGCACGCTTCTCCGACAGCGGAAAGAAGGTTGATATCGTCGGCGTTGCTGCCCTGGTGGGGGCCCATCGGAGCGCCACGAAGGCACGCGCCTCGCGAACCAATGGCCGGCTCGGCGGTCGACCTCGCACGACCGGGGCCACCGTTCAACGGCGCGCCAAGGCGTCGCGCTGA
- a CDS encoding DUF433 domain-containing protein yields the protein MELHVPSERVPIQMDADAVIRVGGTRVTLDTVVAAFDAGATAEEVVQQYPSVNLADVYYVIAYYLRHQSEVRAYLVQQQREAAQVREENGRRFDPTGVRDHLLARRR from the coding sequence ATGGAACTGCACGTTCCGTCCGAGCGGGTTCCGATTCAGATGGATGCTGATGCCGTCATCCGCGTCGGTGGCACCCGGGTAACCCTCGACACCGTGGTAGCCGCGTTCGACGCCGGCGCGACTGCGGAGGAGGTCGTCCAGCAGTACCCCTCGGTCAACTTGGCGGATGTGTACTACGTCATCGCCTACTACCTGCGTCACCAGTCGGAGGTCAGGGCGTACCTCGTACAACAGCAGCGAGAAGCTGCGCAGGTCCGCGAGGAGAACGGGCGGCGCTTCGACCCAACCGGCGTGCGCGATCATCTCCTGGCCCGCCGGCGGTAG